One region of Candidatus Bathyarchaeota archaeon genomic DNA includes:
- a CDS encoding MFS transporter, whose protein sequence is MTAATVEPNPPNMLVLVLLVAVFAAAIIDVAIPISILDIANTYGVLPGSVGQLNSIIAVATVATALFLAAFGVKFRYKGLVVVGILFIVACDVGLFLAPTFQAAQIIVALNGIGSVLIVVTTQTLIGNYFSLNKKAKAIGWVAATGTLANAVGAPIVGFMAGASGWRSVFLWFMLPTAVASLILVLLTFSQKPTQKPLVTTKQPFLKGYKQVLSNKSAVACLATGFLGNAFAFGSVAFEVTFLRQIFSIEPGYAAVIGTLAGTALVTVGAIIGGYTVNRLGRKRLTMTSIFFAGLLTLISYSTPDLSAFLALRWVASAFLGITLAAASNLMLEQVPQSRGTAMSLASAFSGIGTAVGVFVAGTVLNIYSNPVTGFQALGLTVGAFAIAAALINFFFVKDPIKSSMITAPS, encoded by the coding sequence ATGACAGCGGCGACTGTTGAACCTAACCCGCCAAATATGCTGGTGCTAGTGTTACTTGTCGCGGTTTTTGCTGCAGCTATTATCGATGTTGCAATTCCGATAAGTATTCTTGATATCGCCAATACTTATGGAGTCCTGCCAGGGAGCGTTGGTCAACTTAATTCAATAATTGCAGTTGCGACGGTAGCAACGGCGCTGTTTTTGGCTGCTTTTGGGGTCAAGTTTAGGTATAAAGGGCTCGTTGTAGTAGGCATACTCTTTATTGTAGCCTGCGACGTAGGCCTTTTTTTAGCACCCACCTTTCAAGCAGCTCAGATAATAGTAGCCTTAAACGGAATAGGCTCAGTGCTTATAGTTGTAACAACACAAACCTTAATCGGAAATTATTTCTCCTTAAACAAAAAAGCAAAGGCCATCGGCTGGGTTGCTGCAACAGGAACGCTTGCGAATGCAGTTGGTGCACCCATAGTTGGTTTTATGGCGGGAGCCAGCGGTTGGCGCTCGGTGTTCCTATGGTTTATGCTGCCAACGGCGGTCGCAAGCCTGATTCTTGTACTCTTAACTTTCTCCCAAAAACCAACGCAAAAACCGTTAGTCACCACAAAACAGCCATTTCTAAAGGGCTATAAACAAGTACTTAGCAACAAATCAGCTGTTGCATGCTTAGCCACAGGCTTTTTGGGTAACGCGTTTGCCTTTGGCAGCGTAGCTTTTGAAGTGACCTTTCTGAGACAAATATTTTCTATTGAGCCAGGTTATGCTGCAGTAATTGGCACCCTTGCGGGCACTGCCCTTGTTACTGTCGGAGCCATAATTGGCGGTTATACTGTTAACCGTTTGGGACGAAAACGCCTCACCATGACCAGCATCTTTTTTGCGGGTCTGTTAACCTTGATTTCGTATTCAACACCAGATTTGAGCGCTTTTCTTGCGTTGCGCTGGGTAGCCTCTGCTTTTTTGGGCATCACATTAGCTGCCGCCTCTAACTTGATGCTTGAACAGGTCCCTCAATCCCGTGGAACTGCGATGTCATTGGCATCAGCGTTCAGTGGCATAGGAACAGCCGTCGGCGTCTTCGTAGCGGGTACAGTGCTAAACATCTACAGTAATCCCGTTACGGGATTTCAAGCGTTAGGCTTAACCGTTGGAGCCTTCGCAATTGCGGCAGCCCTAATCAACTTCTTCTTTGTCAAAGACCCAATTAAAAGCTCGATGATTACGGCTCCTTCTTAA
- a CDS encoding NADH-quinone oxidoreductase subunit B family protein: MTDTKTWARVKSPWVLHFNSGACNGCDIEIVALLTPKYDVERFGVKLEPSPRHADVLLVTGAVTQQCAERLKRVYDQMPQPKFVVAIGACACSGGVFEGNYNVLGGVDKVIPVTAYIPGCPPRPEAIIDGVVKLLNALNPPKNPPKPAKAPAQEVSPKVEEVKTDGKQ, translated from the coding sequence ATGACTGACACAAAAACTTGGGCACGTGTAAAATCTCCTTGGGTGCTTCACTTTAACTCGGGCGCCTGCAACGGCTGCGACATAGAAATCGTTGCCTTGTTGACCCCCAAATATGATGTTGAACGTTTTGGCGTAAAACTTGAACCATCCCCGCGTCACGCTGATGTTTTACTAGTCACCGGAGCCGTTACCCAGCAATGTGCAGAACGGCTAAAACGCGTCTACGACCAGATGCCCCAACCTAAATTCGTCGTCGCCATTGGCGCTTGCGCCTGCAGCGGCGGAGTATTTGAAGGCAACTATAACGTGTTGGGCGGCGTCGACAAAGTTATCCCAGTTACAGCTTACATACCGGGGTGTCCACCGCGACCTGAAGCAATCATTGACGGTGTCGTTAAACTCTTAAACGCTCTCAATCCCCCTAAGAATCCACCTAAACCCGCTAAAGCCCCCGCTCAAGAGGTTTCCCCAAAAGTAGAAGAGGTAAAAACAGATGGCAAACAATAG
- a CDS encoding glycosyltransferase family 39 protein, producing the protein MSNMLDKQTLAGWLRENYPLIAILLGAMMLSFSVGPYENGDTIWEFKAASGVIQWGMPYVEVQGSLMNQPPLGFYLQGFFLKLFGMSVSTGVLLVTLLGISSTFLMYKIGKELYGKPAGLLAAALFGFTPWQLVLSRSFLIDVPCLFFTLVCLFFAILAIHRCSIKLATLSGLFFAAALLTKLFAIFILVPIVLLYVYYHPETPRRIISQVGLFCLPVLSFSYLWYQVILGKNLFYLFSHNDFFEINLQTNQPTYFFVSNFLLNYGLGTIFIAAAIFSVLLSLIFRRRLSRFLTMDVICLVTICTICGVNTFMGASLNLNVPYTSAIKYDYQSLPFFSLLAASLAGKCSVLLRKNPLKTRGDQLLFVSGLAGVFLLVASVFSIQFITLDSSRLNFLKYSVQSGSIQGYALSASTPLLQYSFSMFVQYLGCTIVLAALLVANKSYLKSMFKPMHSWIETKNSAFKNNNRPLI; encoded by the coding sequence ATGAGCAATATGTTAGACAAGCAAACTCTTGCAGGATGGTTACGGGAAAATTACCCTTTAATAGCCATATTACTCGGGGCTATGATGCTGTCTTTTTCTGTGGGGCCCTACGAGAACGGCGACACAATATGGGAATTTAAAGCCGCCAGCGGGGTAATCCAATGGGGTATGCCCTATGTTGAAGTGCAGGGCAGCTTGATGAACCAGCCCCCTTTAGGTTTTTATCTGCAAGGTTTTTTCCTTAAACTCTTCGGTATGTCCGTGAGCACCGGCGTACTTTTAGTAACTTTACTAGGTATCTCTTCAACGTTTCTAATGTATAAAATAGGCAAAGAACTCTACGGAAAACCCGCAGGTTTACTCGCAGCCGCGCTTTTTGGCTTTACCCCTTGGCAACTTGTTCTTTCAAGAAGTTTTCTAATAGACGTGCCTTGCCTATTCTTTACATTGGTGTGCTTATTTTTTGCAATTTTAGCCATACATAGATGCTCAATCAAGCTGGCCACTCTATCAGGCTTATTTTTTGCGGCTGCACTTTTAACAAAGCTATTCGCAATTTTCATCTTGGTACCCATAGTTCTGCTATATGTTTATTATCACCCAGAAACTCCAAGACGCATAATCAGCCAAGTCGGTCTTTTCTGCTTGCCTGTGCTTTCTTTTTCTTATTTGTGGTATCAGGTAATTTTAGGAAAAAACTTATTCTACCTTTTTAGCCACAACGACTTTTTTGAAATAAACCTCCAAACCAATCAGCCTACGTACTTTTTTGTTAGCAATTTTCTTCTTAATTATGGGTTAGGCACTATTTTTATTGCCGCAGCCATTTTTTCGGTGCTTCTTTCGTTAATCTTCAGGCGGCGTCTATCCAGATTCCTAACGATGGATGTCATTTGCTTAGTGACCATTTGTACGATTTGTGGCGTGAACACTTTTATGGGTGCAAGCCTGAACCTAAATGTGCCGTATACAAGCGCAATCAAATATGACTATCAATCTTTGCCTTTCTTTAGTTTGTTAGCCGCTTCGTTAGCCGGCAAATGTAGTGTCCTTTTGAGGAAAAATCCGCTAAAAACAAGAGGCGACCAACTGCTATTTGTTAGTGGTTTAGCTGGAGTTTTCTTGCTTGTTGCCTCAGTTTTTTCTATTCAATTTATTACGCTGGATTCCTCACGGTTGAATTTTTTGAAGTATTCAGTACAATCAGGCTCCATACAAGGTTATGCCTTAAGTGCTTCAACGCCGTTATTGCAATATAGTTTTTCCATGTTTGTGCAGTATTTGGGTTGTACGATTGTGTTGGCGGCGCTTTTAGTAGCAAACAAAAGCTACCTAAAATCGATGTTCAAACCTATGCATAGCTGGATCGAGACAAAAAATTCGGCTTTTAAAAATAATAATCGACCCCTAATATAG
- the ndhC gene encoding NADH-quinone oxidoreductase subunit A: protein MIVEAIIAFVLIFVSTLVIYSLGRRAAPKTAISENEQAAYACGEKVTFQGLKINVSLYRYLIYFVVFDSSVLVLAFAAFALAATNPLLLILYLGIILAAGWALLEGGKN from the coding sequence ATGATTGTTGAAGCTATTATCGCATTTGTCTTAATCTTTGTTTCAACTCTCGTTATTTACAGTTTAGGCAGACGCGCTGCCCCAAAAACCGCAATAAGTGAAAACGAACAAGCCGCATATGCTTGCGGAGAAAAAGTCACCTTCCAAGGACTAAAAATCAACGTGTCCCTTTACCGTTACCTGATTTACTTCGTCGTTTTTGACTCATCAGTTCTCGTTCTCGCATTTGCCGCTTTTGCGCTGGCTGCAACAAACCCTCTGCTGCTAATTCTCTACTTGGGAATAATTCTTGCGGCAGGTTGGGCGCTTCTTGAAGGAGGCAAAAATTAA
- the ala gene encoding alanine dehydrogenase, which translates to METLLLTDQQVKKLLSMSEVLDAVELAFKQKGIGRVQMPAKVYLNFNKYNGDLRTMPSYLEDLDISAVKIVNVHPDNPENYKLPTVMAVIVLIDPSKGFPLAIMGGTTLTDMRTGAAGGIAAKFLARKDSKVIGFVGAGAQARTQLMALLEVYNDKIEEIRVWSRHPQTESSFIEEAKKEYGHLCNFVLEQKVSDTVVGADIVVTTTPSKVPLVLDEMISPGMHINCIGADAIGKEELDTTILRRAKTVIDDWTQASRCGEINVPLLLRDKTVTKEDIWAEIGEITAGIKPGRENNHEVTVFTSTGLAVQDAVTARIAYEKALQNKIGSFIKIV; encoded by the coding sequence TTGGAAACTCTTTTGCTAACCGACCAACAGGTCAAAAAGCTCCTTTCAATGTCCGAAGTCTTAGACGCAGTCGAATTAGCGTTCAAACAGAAAGGTATAGGTCGCGTTCAGATGCCCGCTAAGGTGTACTTAAACTTCAACAAATACAACGGCGACTTGCGGACAATGCCCAGTTACCTTGAAGACCTAGACATATCAGCCGTAAAAATTGTAAACGTACACCCCGATAACCCAGAAAACTACAAACTGCCCACAGTCATGGCAGTCATCGTCCTAATTGACCCCTCGAAGGGCTTCCCCCTCGCCATAATGGGTGGCACAACACTCACAGACATGAGAACTGGAGCTGCAGGCGGAATCGCCGCCAAATTTCTTGCCCGAAAAGACTCCAAAGTGATTGGCTTCGTCGGAGCAGGCGCCCAAGCAAGAACTCAACTGATGGCGCTTCTTGAAGTTTACAACGACAAAATTGAGGAAATAAGAGTCTGGAGTAGGCACCCTCAAACTGAAAGTTCCTTTATTGAAGAAGCAAAAAAAGAGTACGGTCATCTGTGCAACTTTGTTCTTGAACAAAAAGTAAGTGACACCGTCGTAGGCGCAGACATTGTGGTTACAACTACTCCATCAAAAGTTCCGTTGGTACTCGACGAGATGATTTCTCCAGGGATGCATATTAACTGCATCGGCGCGGACGCAATAGGAAAAGAAGAACTTGACACAACAATACTGAGAAGAGCAAAAACGGTTATCGACGATTGGACACAAGCCTCACGATGCGGCGAAATCAATGTGCCGCTACTGCTTCGAGATAAAACAGTCACCAAAGAGGACATCTGGGCTGAAATCGGAGAAATCACCGCAGGCATAAAACCCGGCAGAGAAAACAACCACGAAGTCACAGTTTTCACGTCCACAGGGCTAGCGGTTCAAGACGCCGTAACAGCAAGGATTGCTTACGAAAAGGCTCTTCAGAATAAAATTGGCAGCTTCATAAAAATCGTATAA
- a CDS encoding ABC transporter permease, translating to MTLLSDTRYLFVRYLKKLIRNPILLFFSLFQPIIFLLLFTQLLGSFSSIPGFAAATGTTSYAIFATAGILLQNAFGSALQSGNSIVADIDSGYLQKMLVTPVNRYAILLGRLTSDAFRVVIQSIIIIALSFLPIVGVSYVTGLPGILLILLTIAFFGLAWSGISLAIGMKTRSSETVFAIGGFITFPLLFLSTALVPQSFQPQWIQTVSMFNPISYAVNACRVLMITGYDWSTILQAYGVIALVGVVTLTATVYQFRKVVS from the coding sequence ATGACGCTGCTCTCCGACACCCGCTATCTGTTTGTTAGATACCTAAAGAAGCTGATCCGAAACCCAATTTTGCTGTTTTTTTCACTATTTCAGCCCATCATATTTCTGCTCTTATTCACCCAGCTTCTGGGCAGTTTTAGCAGTATCCCTGGGTTTGCGGCAGCCACCGGCACCACAAGTTACGCTATATTTGCCACTGCAGGTATTCTTCTTCAGAACGCCTTTGGCAGCGCCTTGCAATCGGGAAACTCTATTGTAGCAGACATTGATTCGGGATACCTGCAAAAGATGCTGGTTACACCGGTTAATCGTTACGCGATTTTACTGGGGCGCTTGACCAGCGACGCCTTCCGAGTGGTTATCCAATCCATAATCATTATTGCCTTGTCGTTTTTGCCTATTGTTGGCGTCTCGTATGTCACGGGGTTGCCTGGGATTTTGCTGATTCTTTTAACTATCGCTTTCTTTGGGTTAGCCTGGTCAGGCATTTCGTTGGCTATCGGCATGAAAACCCGTAGTTCCGAAACTGTTTTTGCAATCGGCGGTTTTATCACTTTTCCGTTGCTGTTTTTGAGTACTGCTTTGGTGCCGCAGAGTTTTCAGCCACAATGGATACAGACCGTTTCGATGTTTAACCCGATTAGTTATGCGGTGAATGCTTGTCGTGTGCTTATGATTACGGGGTATGATTGGAGTACCATTTTGCAGGCGTATGGTGTGATTGCGCTTGTGGGTGTTGTAACGTTGACGGCTACGGTTTATCAGTTTAGAAAAGTAGTTAGTTAA
- a CDS encoding helix-turn-helix domain-containing protein — MALKRILDKLVILGFTTAEAQIYIFLAKKGPCEAEKLVTALKKTKPELNRCLKTLIAKCIVTSVQQHPTLFYAISFEKVLDLFMEGNLEQAKWLEANKEQLLTIWKNMIQ; from the coding sequence ATGGCATTAAAACGCATACTAGACAAGCTCGTAATATTGGGATTTACTACAGCCGAAGCCCAAATCTATATCTTTCTAGCCAAAAAAGGACCATGTGAAGCAGAAAAATTAGTCACTGCACTAAAAAAAACCAAGCCTGAATTAAACCGCTGCCTTAAAACCCTTATTGCTAAATGCATTGTTACTTCAGTGCAGCAACATCCAACATTGTTTTACGCCATTTCATTTGAAAAGGTGCTGGATTTATTCATGGAAGGAAACTTAGAGCAGGCAAAATGGTTAGAGGCGAACAAGGAACAGCTTCTCACTATCTGGAAAAACATGATTCAGTAG
- a CDS encoding NADH-quinone oxidoreductase subunit C, which yields MANNSLDIIGLVESQFGDKIKVERGLLGAASITANKGLHYDVLKAMIAADEKAGITAITGLDFGATMGVYYHVHTSKPFITIKAEIPKANPKIKSIVDIHPGAAFHELEVTDLFGITFEGNEFNGHFVLSENWPDGVYPLRKDVNLNDVKLVPTPAREANTLPENQRLVKIIIGPQHPALLEPEKFSVTVSGETVTKVEPRIGYVHRGIEKSAESRSYLQDVYLVERVCGICNPCHAYGFVAAVEKILKFKAPPRAQYLRVIALELNRLHSHLLTLGHAGLEIGYETVFQYFWRDREPIMDLIELTSGNRVYGSLIVVGGVRRDINANDIPKIKTTIEELRGKLPFYRKIYNDEPTLRLRMHDVGILSREDALKLSVVGPVARGSKVDIDVRKDLPYEAYGEIPFKEIVYDTCDTWARMNVRLDEVEESIDILQYALDHLPSGPIREDVPRAVPAGEAVCSLEAPRGELFYYVRSNGTDIPDRVKIRTPTFANIPSFLKSAIGESIADVPSNFVSLDPCFSCTDR from the coding sequence ATGGCAAACAATAGTTTAGACATTATTGGTTTAGTTGAATCTCAATTTGGAGATAAAATAAAAGTAGAACGTGGCTTGCTTGGAGCAGCCTCCATAACTGCCAACAAAGGCCTACACTACGACGTACTCAAAGCTATGATTGCCGCTGACGAAAAAGCCGGCATCACAGCCATTACAGGCTTAGACTTCGGCGCAACAATGGGCGTCTACTATCACGTTCACACCTCAAAGCCCTTCATAACTATAAAAGCTGAAATCCCCAAAGCAAACCCAAAAATAAAGTCAATCGTTGACATCCATCCTGGCGCGGCTTTCCATGAACTTGAAGTCACCGATTTATTCGGCATAACCTTTGAAGGAAACGAATTCAACGGTCACTTCGTACTCTCCGAAAACTGGCCCGACGGCGTCTACCCGTTACGCAAAGATGTAAACTTAAATGACGTCAAGCTGGTTCCAACACCAGCCCGTGAAGCCAACACGCTTCCTGAGAATCAACGTCTCGTCAAAATTATAATTGGTCCTCAACATCCAGCACTGCTGGAACCCGAAAAATTCTCAGTTACAGTCAGCGGCGAAACAGTTACCAAAGTTGAACCCCGCATCGGTTACGTGCATCGCGGCATCGAGAAATCCGCTGAATCCCGAAGCTACCTCCAAGACGTCTACCTAGTAGAGCGGGTCTGTGGCATCTGCAACCCCTGCCATGCATACGGCTTTGTGGCTGCCGTGGAGAAAATCCTCAAATTCAAAGCTCCACCACGGGCACAATATCTTCGAGTTATCGCTTTAGAACTCAACCGATTACATAGCCACCTCTTAACTTTAGGGCACGCAGGCCTTGAAATCGGTTACGAAACAGTTTTCCAGTACTTCTGGCGCGACCGGGAGCCCATTATGGACTTAATAGAGTTAACCAGCGGCAACCGCGTATATGGTTCTTTAATTGTGGTGGGCGGTGTCAGACGTGACATCAACGCGAACGATATCCCCAAAATCAAAACCACCATTGAAGAGCTTCGCGGAAAGCTTCCCTTCTACCGCAAAATCTACAATGACGAACCCACACTCCGCCTTCGTATGCACGATGTCGGAATTTTAAGCCGCGAAGACGCACTCAAACTCTCCGTGGTAGGTCCAGTTGCACGTGGTAGTAAAGTTGACATTGACGTTCGGAAAGACTTGCCTTATGAAGCATATGGCGAGATTCCATTCAAAGAAATCGTCTATGACACCTGTGACACTTGGGCACGAATGAATGTGCGCCTTGATGAAGTTGAAGAAAGCATCGACATCCTCCAATACGCCCTTGACCATCTACCTTCAGGACCTATACGCGAAGATGTCCCCCGCGCTGTCCCTGCAGGAGAAGCCGTTTGTAGCTTGGAAGCTCCAAGAGGCGAACTCTTCTACTACGTGAGAAGCAACGGAACCGACATACCTGACCGCGTAAAAATCCGAACCCCAACATTCGCTAACATTCCATCATTCCTCAAATCTGCAATCGGTGAGAGCATAGCTGACGTACCTTCAAACTTTGTTAGCTTAGATCCATGCTTCTCATGCACTGACAGGTGA
- a CDS encoding PQQ-like beta-propeller repeat protein, whose product MFLTIIMVLPIASLYSAEGQTLQLNYPDFAYVAVAPNPTGVGQPVTIVVWTAEMPPTTPLDYTLGSVGSRNAWTGWTITITDPNNKTETISLPPSDPVGGGFCSYTPTIAGNYSIQSHLPAQWKNTTGSSGYNRLYRACDSEITTLRVTEDQLTIIPGVPLPSEYWTRPINSYNREWSMIAGNWITGNRGLQYVTSPNSAHVMWTEPYFFGGIAGGEYESLSYHTGSAYEGKFGGATIIQGRLYYNLNLGSSTTTTKANIICRDLRTGELIWKVNQSAIGASTIYEYQSPNQHGVHPYLWTSGASALTLSPGAAVPTNTIMDPFQGTELFSYDSVPSGTVAVGPTGERLVYVFGGSASNRTWLSLWNASASLELTGLSTSGIQQFNIDHVATTSYWQYRPVGKTINGTTCYTWNVTLPANLGTTYQVYAFDDMMISGTGFVQFGTSQFNEQYTVWAISLKPENRGQLLWKIAPKPPAANVTLQWSAASVDAGILVLRAKETRQFIAYDITSGKQLWTTEPQPQWMMYSSGADIQNGMLYSGGYGGIVYAYDVETGDLVWESAVDAEGLESAYERTPLTVQVLDGKVFARSQEHSHTHPLYRTWKIYCFNATTGDRIWDLLGLWENFAFSDGYAVSLNEDDEMIYCIGKGPSATTIEASPKVSLYGNSVIVEGSVTDIASGTTSNRVAPRFPNGVPAVSDDSMTQFMEYVYMQMPKPTNTTGVTVVLNVLDPNGNYYEVARTTSDADGFYKTSFQPEVPGEYTIIASFDGTNSYWPSDAKTAIKVDEAPTTAPTAAIQTDLVTRSDLTLYIALAAVAIIVAVAVATVLLLRKRP is encoded by the coding sequence ATGTTTTTAACAATTATAATGGTGCTACCAATAGCAAGTCTATATTCAGCCGAAGGCCAAACCTTACAATTAAACTATCCCGACTTTGCATACGTTGCAGTTGCACCCAACCCCACCGGCGTAGGACAACCAGTCACCATCGTAGTCTGGACCGCTGAAATGCCGCCCACAACACCCCTCGACTACACGCTGGGGTCAGTTGGCAGCAGAAACGCGTGGACAGGCTGGACAATCACAATCACCGACCCCAACAACAAAACAGAAACCATATCTTTACCACCAAGCGACCCCGTAGGAGGCGGATTCTGTTCATATACACCAACCATTGCAGGCAACTATTCAATTCAATCGCACCTACCCGCACAATGGAAAAACACCACAGGTTCATCAGGCTACAATAGGCTATACAGAGCATGTGACAGCGAAATCACTACCTTAAGAGTAACTGAAGACCAATTAACCATAATTCCGGGTGTACCCTTACCCAGCGAGTACTGGACACGTCCAATAAATTCCTACAACCGAGAATGGTCAATGATTGCAGGGAACTGGATTACCGGAAACAGAGGACTACAATACGTTACCTCCCCAAACAGCGCGCACGTAATGTGGACTGAGCCCTACTTCTTCGGAGGCATTGCAGGCGGAGAATACGAATCCCTAAGCTACCACACAGGCAGTGCATACGAAGGCAAATTTGGCGGTGCCACAATCATTCAAGGAAGACTCTACTATAACCTCAACTTGGGCAGTTCAACAACCACAACAAAAGCAAATATCATCTGCAGAGATTTGCGAACTGGAGAACTAATATGGAAAGTAAACCAAAGTGCAATTGGCGCCTCAACAATCTATGAATATCAATCACCCAACCAACATGGCGTTCACCCATACCTATGGACCTCAGGCGCGTCAGCATTAACTTTGAGCCCTGGTGCAGCGGTACCAACCAACACCATCATGGACCCCTTCCAAGGAACAGAGCTATTTAGCTACGACAGTGTGCCTTCAGGAACAGTAGCTGTAGGACCAACTGGTGAAAGACTCGTATACGTCTTCGGAGGCTCCGCATCAAACAGAACATGGTTATCTTTATGGAACGCATCAGCATCTCTCGAATTAACCGGACTATCCACCTCAGGAATACAACAATTCAACATCGACCATGTAGCAACAACAAGCTATTGGCAATATAGACCAGTAGGAAAAACAATCAACGGAACCACCTGTTACACATGGAACGTCACGTTACCAGCAAACTTGGGAACAACCTACCAAGTATATGCGTTTGACGATATGATGATTAGCGGCACAGGCTTTGTACAATTCGGCACAAGTCAATTTAACGAGCAATACACCGTGTGGGCGATTAGCCTCAAACCCGAAAACCGCGGACAACTACTCTGGAAGATAGCACCCAAACCCCCAGCAGCAAACGTAACCCTACAATGGAGCGCTGCAAGCGTCGATGCGGGAATTCTAGTACTCAGGGCAAAAGAAACTCGACAATTTATTGCCTATGACATTACCTCGGGCAAACAACTCTGGACAACTGAACCACAGCCCCAATGGATGATGTACAGCAGCGGCGCCGATATACAAAACGGTATGCTATACTCAGGCGGATACGGCGGAATAGTATATGCATATGATGTTGAAACAGGCGACCTCGTATGGGAATCAGCTGTAGACGCAGAAGGACTTGAAAGCGCCTATGAACGAACACCATTAACAGTTCAGGTTCTTGACGGAAAGGTCTTTGCCCGCTCTCAAGAACACTCGCACACCCACCCACTGTACAGAACTTGGAAGATTTACTGCTTTAACGCAACCACAGGCGACCGTATATGGGATCTCCTCGGATTATGGGAAAACTTCGCTTTCTCAGATGGCTATGCTGTTAGCCTCAATGAAGATGACGAAATGATTTACTGCATCGGCAAAGGACCAAGCGCAACCACAATAGAAGCATCACCAAAGGTTTCATTATATGGCAACAGCGTAATAGTAGAAGGCTCAGTAACTGACATAGCTTCGGGCACAACAAGCAACCGCGTTGCTCCTCGCTTTCCAAATGGCGTTCCAGCAGTTTCTGACGATAGCATGACCCAGTTCATGGAATACGTATATATGCAAATGCCAAAGCCCACCAACACAACCGGCGTTACCGTCGTGTTAAATGTCTTAGATCCAAACGGTAACTACTATGAAGTGGCAAGAACAACAAGCGACGCAGACGGATTCTATAAAACATCATTCCAACCTGAAGTCCCTGGCGAATACACCATAATTGCCTCATTCGATGGCACTAACTCATACTGGCCATCCGACGCGAAAACCGCCATAAAAGTTGACGAAGCCCCAACAACAGCACCAACCGCCGCCATTCAAACGGACCTTGTCACCCGCTCAGACTTGACATTATACATCGCACTTGCCGCAGTCGCCATAATAGTAGCAGTTGCCGTAGCCACAGTGTTACTGCTCAGAAAACGCCCATAA
- a CDS encoding ATP-binding cassette domain-containing protein, producing the protein MPEIIDVKNLVEVYSDGTKAVDNISFSVGQGEFFGFLGPNGAGKSTTIKILTTLLRKTSGSVYVAGMDVDSSASAIRRLIGVQSQETTVDGDLTGRENLTLQGHFQQMSGSTLKNRVNELLSLVGLESAADKRARNYSGGMKKRLDLATALVHKPKLLFLDEPTTGLDPQSRNAIWSYLEQINKEEGITIFLTTQYLEEADRLCKRLAIIDFGKIVTLGTPAALKQEIGADSIKISIDNCERDKPRAREILSSLEGVNQVLDAGPEECLTVYAKHAGPLVADIVRAFDSCDIRLLSVTFSSPTLDDVFLQHTGRRIRSEELVKTPSAMFGGARR; encoded by the coding sequence ATGCCCGAAATTATAGACGTAAAAAATCTTGTTGAAGTTTATTCTGATGGCACCAAAGCCGTTGACAACATTTCTTTTAGTGTCGGTCAAGGCGAATTTTTTGGGTTTTTGGGTCCAAATGGCGCTGGGAAAAGCACCACGATAAAAATCCTAACAACCCTGCTTAGGAAAACCTCTGGATCCGTTTATGTGGCGGGTATGGATGTTGATTCAAGCGCTTCTGCAATCCGTCGGCTTATTGGAGTGCAAAGTCAAGAAACAACAGTAGACGGCGACTTGACTGGTCGCGAAAACCTTACGTTGCAGGGGCATTTTCAGCAAATGAGCGGCTCTACGTTGAAGAATCGAGTGAATGAGTTGTTGTCTTTGGTTGGCTTGGAGTCAGCGGCGGATAAGCGGGCGCGTAATTATTCGGGCGGCATGAAGAAGCGTTTGGATTTGGCGACTGCGCTTGTGCATAAGCCGAAGTTGCTTTTTTTGGATGAACCGACAACGGGGTTGGATCCGCAGTCTCGAAATGCGATTTGGTCTTATCTTGAGCAAATCAACAAGGAGGAGGGCATAACCATTTTCTTAACTACTCAGTACCTCGAAGAAGCTGATCGCCTCTGCAAACGCTTAGCAATTATTGACTTTGGCAAAATCGTGACTTTAGGGACTCCTGCCGCTTTGAAGCAGGAAATCGGCGCTGACTCAATAAAAATTTCCATCGACAATTGCGAACGTGACAAACCCCGTGCGAGAGAGATACTCAGCAGTTTAGAGGGAGTGAATCAGGTTTTAGATGCGGGTCCTGAAGAATGCCTAACCGTTTATGCCAAGCATGCTGGTCCCTTGGTCGCGGATATTGTGCGTGCCTTTGATAGCTGTGACATTAGGTTGTTGTCGGTGACGTTTTCTTCGCCTACTTTGGATGATGTTTTTCTGCAACATACGGGACGTCGGATACGCTCTGAAGAACTGGTTAAGACTCCCAGTGCTATGTTTGGAGGCGCCCGACGATGA